From one Rattus rattus isolate New Zealand chromosome 15, Rrattus_CSIRO_v1, whole genome shotgun sequence genomic stretch:
- the LOC116884489 gene encoding phospholipid phosphatase 2-like: MIGRLRPSFLAVCDPDWSRVKCSGYVQLEVRRGSPANVTEARLSFYSGHSSFGMYCMLFLALYVQARLCWKWARLLRPTVQFLLVAFAIYVGYSRVSDNKHHWSDVLVGLLQGALVACLTVCYVSDFFKSRPPQSCQENEELERKPSLSRTLTLGDRP; encoded by the coding sequence ATGATTGGCCGTCTTCGACCCAGTTTCTTGGCTGTGTGTGACCCTGACTGGAGCCGGGTCAAGTGCTCTGGCTACGTGCAGCTGGAGGTGCGCAGGGGCAGCCCTGCTAATGTCACCGAGGCCAGGCTGTCCTTCTACTCTGGCCACTCCTCCTTTGGCATGTACTGCATGTTGTTCCTGGCGCTCTACGTGCAGGCCCGGCTCTGCTGGAAGTGGGCACGGCTGCTAAGGCCCACCGTTCAGTTCCTCTTGGTGGCCTTTGCCATCTATGTGGGCTATTCCCGAGTGTCTGACAACAAGCACCACTGGAGTGATGTCCTTGTTGGCCTCCTGCAGGGAGCCTTGGTGGCTTGCCTTACGGTCTGCTACGTTTCAGATTTCTTCAAATCTCGGCCACCCCAGTCTTGCCAGGAGAATGAAGAGTTGGAGCGTAAGCCCAGTCTGTCACGGACGTTGACCCTCGGTGACCGACCCTAG